ACGAACAATATCATTCTTAAAAAAAGATTGCTTACAATACCGGCGGCCACATCGTCCAAAACAACGCCGGCCCCCCCTGGACATTTTTGTTCCAGCAGGCGAATGGGATAGGGCTTCAAGATATCCAGAGCCCTGAAAATGATAAAGCCTGCGACCGTGCAAAACAGATTAAAAGGCAAACCGATTAACGTTACCACAATGCCGGCGATTTCATCAATAACAATAGCGCCGGGATCTTTTTCCCCTAAAATTTTCTCAGCCTCTTGAGCGATCAGAACGGCAAAAACGATAAACAATACGGCCAGCAGGACGGCAACCGGCAGATTGATTTTAGAGAAAAGAAAGCAAAGCGGAAGCCCCAGGATAGTACCAAAAGTGCCGGGAGCAAAAGAGACGTTCCCGATAAAACAGCCGGACGCCAGAAACATAACCGCTTTCTGTTTGAAATTCATGCCCTGTCTCTATTCTCTGGCATGAAATTTGTCAAGCAACCCAACTTTAACTTCCCGATTTTTAATATCACGGCGTCCTGGTTTTACCTTAATCTGAGCGCTGATGCCCAACTGGAAGTTTTGTGTTATCCGTTATTCGTTATTTAAGACTTCTCGAACGTTCAACCATTCAACCAATAACCATTAACGATTAACCGATTTTAACCCGATTCGGGTTGCAACGACCGGTTAATATTATCGTACACGATCCTGATGGGAATGTTCTTTTCAAGGGCGATTTTTTTGCAGACTTCATATTCGGGCACCATCCGGACCCTGCCTTCCGGGCCGATGATGCGTTTGACCTGGAGGCTGCCGTAGACGGTGTCCACGACAATCATTTCTCGCGCAAGGGTACACCTGCTGACATCATGGAACCTGACGCCGGAGGTGGTGGTTTCAGACAGAATGCAGACAATCACCGCTTCCTTGCGGTCGTCGCGGCACAACACCTGTACCATGGTGCCGGGCCGGTTTTTCTTCATAAAGACGGGCACCCAGTAGACATCGAGGGCTCCTTGGGCAAACAGGCGCTCCATTAAAAAGGAAAAAAGTTCCGGGTTCATGTCGTCAATGCAGGTTTCCACCATCACCAGCGAGTCTTGCCGGCGGCCTGTGCAACAGTCTGCCGAATGATCCGCCACGGTGCCGGTAATAATCCTCAAAAGATTCGGAATCGAGTCAAGCTCACGTTTTCCGGCGCCATAACCGACTTTTTCAACGATAAGATCCGGCATTTTCCCAAATGATTCCGCCAGGGTAACGATGATAGCCGCGCCGGTCGGCGTTACCAGCTCATGGGGTATTTCGGTCCCATAAACCGGAACGCCTTTGAGAATTCCAAGGGTTGCCGGTACCGGCACCGGCAGGGTTCCGTGCCGGCAGGAAACAAATCCCGTCCCCAAAGGAATCCTTGAGGCCGTTACTTTGCGGATCTTGAGAAAATCGACACACAGGGCACAGCCCACAATATCGACCAGGGCGTCCGTGCCGCCGACTTCGTGGAAATGGACGTTCTCCTTGGGGCAATTGTGGATGACGGCTTCGACTGCCGCAATCTTTTCAAAGATCGCAAGGCTCATTTCCTTCACATTTGCAGGCAACCGGCTGCCTGCAATCAGGGATCTTATTTCCTGATAATTTCTCGAATGAACATGGTCTGTTGTATCGACCTGCACCTGTTTGGCGCTGATCCCGTGGCGGGAGATGCCGGTTGCCGTCAAATCAAAGCCTTCCAGGGGGATTTCTGCAAATCTGTCTTTTAGCCACGGCAGCGGAACCCCCAGATCTATAAAAGCCCCCAGGGTCATATCGCCGCTGATGCCGGCAAAACAATCAAAATACGCAATCATGGTCTGCCTCTTGTTCACCTTTCACCATTTACTTTTCAGCATTCACCAAGGAATGCAATTTGATAATCTCCAGCAATAGCCGGGTCGTTTGGGCCATGTCATCCAGACGAACCGATTCGCGCACCGTATGCATATCACGCATCCCGGTGCCGAGAACACCGGTTACAATGCCCTTTTCAAAAAATATGTTGGCATCCGCACCCCCGCCCGAGGTCTTGGTATTCATTTGTTTGCCTAAATTTTCAGCAGATCTGCGGGCGAGCGTCACCACCGGATGATCGTCGGGGATAAAGGTGCGGCGGAAATCGCTGTCCACCCTAAACTCCAGGCGGGGCCTTGCGTCAACAGGACCCGGTTCCTTATAATTTTCGACAACATCTTTAAATGACGACACGATCCGGTCGGTAATTGCGGCAAGCTTGGCTTCATCATGACTCCGGACCTCTCCCTTAACAATTACAAGCTTCGGTACAATATTGATGGCCGTCCCGCCCTCAATCACGCCGATGTTGCAGGTTGTTTCCTGGTCGATGCGCCCGATCTCGAGTCCGGCGATGGCCTTGCTCGCCAGAAAAATGGCGTTGATCCCTTTTTCAGGTGCGGCCCCGGCATGGGCATCCTTGCCGTGGACTCTGAATTCAAGCCGGTTGGCAGAAGGCGCCCGGGTGACAATGCCCTCGGTGTCCGTAGCATCCAGGGCAAAACCGCAGGTGGCGTTGATACGGCTGAAATCAAGATGCTTGGCACCCAGCAGGCCGATTTCCTCGCAGACGGTTAAAACGATCTCCAGGGGACCGTGCGGCAGGTCATTTTCCCGGATAATCCTTAAGGTTTCAATGATGATGGCGATGGCGCTCTTGTCGTCGGCGCCTAAAATGGTGGTCCCGTCGCTGGTAAAAACGCCGTCTTTGAAAACAGCGCTTACGCCCCGGCCGGGTTCGACCGTATCCATGTGGGCATTCAGCAGCAGGGGCGGCGCCTGGGTATTGCCCTCCAGCCTGGCAATCAGATTCCCTGTATCGCTCCCGATCTTTGTGCCGGCGGCGTCGATCCATGTTGTTGCACCCAATGATTCCAGAATGCCCTTGAGTTTCGCGGCCAGTTTTCCCTCCTCTTTTGACACGCTGTCGATTCCCACCAGCATCTTGAATGTTTCGGCCAGGCGCTCCTCATTTACCATTTCCAATCTCCATTTCTTCTTTGCCGGTATTACAGAATTACCTCAGGTATTATGCATCCGGCATCCCCGACAAACCGGGATTTCCGCCTGAGGCGCACAAGTTCCGCCGCGCTCCAATCAGCATCCAGGATTTAAGTATTGACAACCCTGAAAAGTATCTCTTTATATACAATAAAATTTATGATAGGTTTTCTTCCACGCGGAAGTGCGCAGCTTACTGGTGAGGCTCCCGGACTTCAAATCCGGTGTGGGGCGCTAGAACCGTCCCGGGTGGGTTCGATTCCCATGCACTTCCGCCATTTTATTTAAAAACAATATATTAGAAGTCGCTCTCTCTGAAAAAACCATACCGTAACCATGTCGGATATACCAATTTGACCTGGGTTATGCAAGCAACTTCAAAAAGTCCCGGAACAAAATCCAAAGTTTCAGCATGTTATTACCTGAATTTTACAGGTATTATCCTGCCCTGCTCTAACATCCGCAACTCGGGCGAAATGGTATCTTTTCAGAAAACCCAAATGATAGCTGATCCCAAGTGTTCGCGCAGCGATGACAGTTTTTGTTCGATCAGGTCGATCGAACAAACAACATTCTGTGTTCATCTGCGTTAATCCGTGGTCGATTAACAAAAATATCTTGTAAATCCTGTTTATCCTGTCAAAAAAAATAAATTCTTGGCGCCTTGGCGCTTTTGCGTGCAACAAGCCCGTAACTCGTAACGCGCAACCAGATTATTTCACCATTGATTTTTTTAATTTTTTCATTTAAGGTCAAGCAGTTATTTTGCCGGCACGGCTAGGTATAAACATCTTACATACAGGGGGCCTTATGGCTCTACAAATAATGAAAGCCCTTCTTTACTCAAAGAATGCTAAGAAGGGCTTTATCTTTTTTTTGAGGCTCCCGGAAGTACAACTTGAGGTCACAAATTGTGACCTCAAAAAGCGGCAAAATAAGTTTACAGCAAAAGGCGAAATAGACTAAAATAAAATAATTATATCAGCATAATAGAAAGTTATTTATATATTTATGGACGTCCCAGAGGTCCTTCTTTTATATATTTATGGACGTCCCAGAGGTCCTTCTAATTTTGAGGGTTCAATTCCTTGCAGATAATTGACAGGCAACTTGATTCTCGTATAGTTCGTGACCCGCTGGACGAGGTGAGAGCTATTAAATCCCTCTTAGCTGACGTATATAAAGATGCGGGTGATGGCCGTTCATTGGTACGCGAGCTGGTACAAAATGCTGATGATGCTTGTTCAAGGCAACTCGTTTTTGCAGTTTTGCATAGCGGCTGGTCAAATGCCGATAACAGCTTGCTTCACGGCCCTGCCTTGATAGTCGCTAATGATGGTCCTTTCCCTTACGAAGACCAGCGTGGGCTTCACCGAGCTATAGGCGGTTCGAAGAGTGCGGATGCGAGCAAAATAGGACGGTTTGGTTTGGGGCTCAAGACAATATTCCGTATTTGCGAATCATTGGTGTATCTTGGTGCAGAGAATGGTGTGCAGTTTCCAGGTGCCCTGAATCCTTGGGCTGGATCTGATGGCCGAAGCAATGTAGACCCGCTTCACCCCGACTGGGATAAGGTC
This genomic window from Candidatus Desulfatibia profunda contains:
- a CDS encoding phosphatidylglycerophosphatase A codes for the protein MNFKQKAVMFLASGCFIGNVSFAPGTFGTILGLPLCFLFSKINLPVAVLLAVLFIVFAVLIAQEAEKILGEKDPGAIVIDEIAGIVVTLIGLPFNLFCTVAGFIIFRALDILKPYPIRLLEQKCPGGAGVVLDDVAAGIVSNLFLRMILFVIH
- the larC gene encoding nickel pincer cofactor biosynthesis protein LarC, producing MIAYFDCFAGISGDMTLGAFIDLGVPLPWLKDRFAEIPLEGFDLTATGISRHGISAKQVQVDTTDHVHSRNYQEIRSLIAGSRLPANVKEMSLAIFEKIAAVEAVIHNCPKENVHFHEVGGTDALVDIVGCALCVDFLKIRKVTASRIPLGTGFVSCRHGTLPVPVPATLGILKGVPVYGTEIPHELVTPTGAAIIVTLAESFGKMPDLIVEKVGYGAGKRELDSIPNLLRIITGTVADHSADCCTGRRQDSLVMVETCIDDMNPELFSFLMERLFAQGALDVYWVPVFMKKNRPGTMVQVLCRDDRKEAVIVCILSETTTSGVRFHDVSRCTLAREMIVVDTVYGSLQVKRIIGPEGRVRMVPEYEVCKKIALEKNIPIRIVYDNINRSLQPESG
- a CDS encoding M20/M25/M40 family metallo-hydrolase, which produces MVNEERLAETFKMLVGIDSVSKEEGKLAAKLKGILESLGATTWIDAAGTKIGSDTGNLIARLEGNTQAPPLLLNAHMDTVEPGRGVSAVFKDGVFTSDGTTILGADDKSAIAIIIETLRIIRENDLPHGPLEIVLTVCEEIGLLGAKHLDFSRINATCGFALDATDTEGIVTRAPSANRLEFRVHGKDAHAGAAPEKGINAIFLASKAIAGLEIGRIDQETTCNIGVIEGGTAINIVPKLVIVKGEVRSHDEAKLAAITDRIVSSFKDVVENYKEPGPVDARPRLEFRVDSDFRRTFIPDDHPVVTLARRSAENLGKQMNTKTSGGGADANIFFEKGIVTGVLGTGMRDMHTVRESVRLDDMAQTTRLLLEIIKLHSLVNAEK